GTAGCAAAGCCTAGGAATAATATCTCGGCAGGATGGGCATACTCAGAAGTCAATCCGAAAGGCGTAGCATATCTTCATGAACTCACTACGTTAGAGGATAATGGAACTAACAATAGTTTACAGTCATGCAATCTTTGGCACTTACTCATGGTGAACACTATGGACATGCTTGTAGAGCCATTTCGTGTGCAGTAACCTGTGGCCCCAATAGAACACAAAATCTTCCAAGATGAAGTAGAAGATTATTTGAGATAGGACAACAGACCTACAGAAACAGAAGTTAATCAATAGAGTCAATGAACCATCCGAATTACATTCGAAGGGACCACTAAATACCAGTGTGGCAATGGCTGACTGCTTCTCAAGCCCATCCACCTGAAGATGGGATAGGAGACGAGCATCACTGGTAGGTTCACACATACATGATACAGGATTAGCCGAACAATGCATTTCTCTTGAGCTTCTGCAGTGTTACTCTTTTTCTGCAATGTAACATATATTGATCATTACGATATATCAAGTAATGAACATCGATACAACAAGCAACTGCTAAAGAAATATTTAACGTAATGGATCGAGCAAGCAGTTAAAGATTGTTACTATGTTGATGGCCATATGAAAATCTCTAGCTGAACTCACATGCTAAAGAAAATCTCTAGTTAAAAATTGCTAGTATGTTGATTGGCCTAAGAAGAAATATGAGTACAACTATGAGACAAAGCAAAAGAAGCCATGAGTAGTGCAGAAAACTATGGAATAGCAAGCAGGCAAACCTGAATCTTGTATTCACTGAAAAGCCCTGACCTCTCGAAGTATATAGATGGAAGTCCAGACAAGAAAAACACACTCTCATGTATCAAGAACGTGCCAATGGTAGCCAATTGAAATTCACTGAAATGTGTGATTAGGTACTGCAGAGCACAATGAGCAACATTAGTAAATTACCTTAGATAAATGTGAAGAAAAACTTCAAAAAATTCGGGAATCCATGCTTGAATGTAAAACATAATATTTATTTGTAGAACATAATATGTCGATATTAATGTCTTGCAAGCATCTCAAAGAAAACATGGAAGGAGTCCAATATTCTTGTCCTAAGCATGCTTTGTATTTAGATGTCAGGTTGGTAGCATCAATCTGTTTTAAGAAACTTGATTTAGTCAAGCCCgctatcatttttttttacttaCAGACATTAGTGTCAGTATGTAATTTATCAGATTAATTTCTATTTTGGTTCATAAAGTTACTCTTTAGATTGCATTATTGATCAGGTACCTCTAATTCTCGATCTAATTACTTGTGGTTAATGCAGATCGAACTTTCAAAACAATTTTCATTTAACCTCTTGCGAACACCAGTGACAAGTTCATTAATGGTTTACAAAAAGTTAATGAAATGTGCATATAAGCTAAGCTAAGCACACAAAAAAAAGTGAACAAAGTAAATATTCCAGAATAATTATGATGCATAATATATATCAAAGAAAATACAGCAGCAGAAACATAGGACGGCCACATTAGGCACTGGATatcatataataaaattaaaacaaCTATAGTCGTTCTGCAGAATCCGAGCTCTAATGACTAGTTCGGTTCttcagaaagagaaagaaaatgagTAACTCAGTTCCTCTGAAACTTTGTTGAAGATCCGATACTTGGGAAGTAAATCTAAGTTAAACGGCAATCTGATGGCAAATGACACTATCGGAGGAGTAAAAACACAGGAAAGTCCTTCGCTTTCTCCAAGATCGCACTTGGTAGTCAAAATGGGGACGGCCACAGCCGGTAAATCCAAGAACAgggcaagaaatgatttcttgagGGGATCATCAGAAATGAGTCATCCAAGAAATGGATTACCGAGTCGACGTTGGTATAGAGTGGAGTATGACCggagagagaaggaagagaagtTTACCTGCCAAACGGATTCGAGCAGCGGCGCCATGGATTGCGGTAGCGGCGATTTCCTGGGCAAGAAGAGGGCGTGTAGCACCGTAGCGGCAGCAGCAGTGGGCAGTACTAAATAGAGGGTGGTAGGTACACACACTAGAATCCTCCAGTGTAGTGCAcgcctcttatatatatatatatatatatatatatatatatatatatatatatatatatatatatatatatatatatattaaaagcaAGTTGTTAAATGAAACCTAATGTCGGCGGAAATCTTTTGGTACAGACTCAAATGGGGAAAATTAGATTTTGGATCCGCCATTACGTGCATTATTTACCCGTTTATTATCGTAGTCTCAATTATAAAATGAATCCAACTGATACAAGTAGAGGATATATGAACAGTCTGGCAAACCTTTTCCGACGTCATCTTTTTTCTCTCTTGTGGGACAATAATTGCAATCACATACTGCTCTCCGGTCAGATCGGCTTTCTTTCCACATCCTCGAAATAACTCTCTCTTACCTTTTTCTTTTCACGGTTATGAAGTATTGTTCTAATCCTAAAGCTCATAAATATGGTGTGTTACAAACGGCCTACGTTGTGTCGAACGTGCCATACCTACCACCTCTGACGTGGTGGTAGGTTGCGGTTTTCCCAATGTATATAATTTCTTATGTCAAGCTGTTTTTTCTCGTCAGAAACCATTTAACTATGCCAACGCAGTACTCAGATGTAAAAGAGTTGGATTCAGAGCAAGAGAAATGCCACCGCACATGTGCAGGTCGAGATGGGCCGGGAAATCAATTCTGCTGCACTCAAATGGAAGCACAACTCGAAGATCTGTACTGCGTTTTAGCCGTTTCTGCTGACACAAATCATGACAATTAAGATATTCAAGAGGTTAATGCACTGTTGCATAATTAATAATCGATGAATCTGAATCCATGCGTACGTCTCTTATACATCATTTAAtgtaataaatttttttcttaattttaaaaaatcaatggtTTTTATACCCATCACTCATTTTCGGAGGACCACATGCACATGCATATTACAGGTTTTTGTGACCACCATGTACTATTACTGGTTTTTATGCACACAATGGACCATTACAGGTTTTGTTGCCAGCATCCAGAAAAATGAAGACAGGATACCAGAACCGAGAGTTTCTATGATATAACATGAATCGTGACAACTCAACAATGGGCAACATATTGTTCtaccccagagagagagagaaataggtACTAGAACAATGAAATTATTTAAGATCATCACAGATAATTTCTACCAGTATCAAATAAGGGAAAGTTTACCAATGGAAGTTTTCAAACTTCTGATATTTATGATCTGGACAACAAGTAAAACATAGTCAATAGAGTCTGACCATTATTCAAGCGGTAAACTTAAGAAAGTCCAGGTTTTGTAGAAACATAGAAACAACAGAAGAGCACTTCTGAAACAAACAATTCGTTTTACGTGACTACAAATTCACCTATGCGACGATCAAGACCATGCTTTCCATACATCATAAAGAACTAGACTGGTCAGGCCTTCTTACCGATCCCATGAGACATGTTGTAGATCCCACGTCCCTGTTCATTAAATACAACATAGTTAGTTGCAATGACAATAAACAacgaaaaagaaaatattatacaAGTTAAAAATGAGAGCCACGGACGATGAGTGCCAAGCTAGAGACTGTCAGTGCAAGGGGGATAGCAACAGATGTTATTTTATCGAAACGTCCTTTCAAGTATGTATGCTTATGAACATGCTGAAAATACTGCTGATGCTTCAGAAGCCTTTCCCGGGACACAAAAGGTGGTTCTGTCATCCTGAAAAACCAGAAGAAAATATAATTGAATCAAAATTTAGATTTTAATTGTTTGGTATAATCTGATCATGTAGATTGTGTAAATCCTATGACAAGTAGATAGGCATTCGTTATTATAAATGGATGAAGATAAGTAAGATTCTGCTTCACTATTGTAACTAGCAATTCCTCACAAATTTAATGTTGATGAAAAGTTAGTTTGACAAACAGTGGATAAGTGTTGAACATATATCAGATGCTGAGTAACTGGCATAAATACACAATAAAATTTATCACATGATGCTCAATAAAAACATATTGTTGACCTACATCCAAGCCTCCAAGTTGACTTGTTTTTAAATTCTTCAAACTACTGTATGTGCATCCTTACCAACAGCTTCTTCATGTATGAAAGTTAGATACATGTCTCATTAAAGTGGATATTTATCAGAAGTAATCTCCTAAAGTGTAAGCTAATTCTTaagtacataaatcataatccaaggAAATGATGGGGTGGAAGAGATAAGCAGTAGAAACCCTAACTAAAAGAGTAGAGGAATCGGCAAAATTCCCTTGCAGTTAGACAAAGACGATTGGATATTACAGACcattattttgttttcttatatACAAATCCGAGTGTACGATTTGATTGAAGCAAGCATTTAAAAACCAAATGAAATTTTCATTATCCAGGGACTACATTGTCATTTATGCTTAAAATAGAAAACTAAAATGAAGGCTAGCTTAGTCAGTGTAGCAGAAGAGAGGTCATAACCCTAGTGCCCCAAAATAATGCACATATAAGAAATGATGCTCATGAATGTCTACATATGACAGCATATTGAATCCATCATGGTGATGGAACCGAATTCGAAGATGAATCATGACAAAACACCCTACATAGGTTTAAGAATAATTACTCATAGATCTCCTATTAACTACCTATTCCTTTAATCTTAGACGGGAAAAAAAAACGATTCATTCGGCTATTTGGCTCTTCTGGTAAAACATTACTCCCAATCAAATTTTGACAATCGGTCCGCTTTTGCATGAGGTTAGGTTGCAATCAGTGTGAAGCATATGCCAATTACGTCTTGCAGGTTTCAGCACTCTCCATTATCTTCATCTTCCCAAAAGATGCCTAAATTTTCAAAACGAAGCATCGAAAACCTCCAGATCTATGTTGAAAGGCATTTGGATGGAGAGAACCAAGATGGTTTTCTCAACCAACAAGGGTTAGGTATCCTCCAGAATACTACGGCATCTCGTATCGGATTGTGATGTTTTGCCAACAAACCTAC
This genomic stretch from Musa acuminata AAA Group cultivar baxijiao chromosome BXJ3-9, Cavendish_Baxijiao_AAA, whole genome shotgun sequence harbors:
- the LOC103996861 gene encoding very-long-chain aldehyde decarbonylase GL1-8 isoform X1, whose protein sequence is MAPLLESVWQYLITHFSEFQLATIGTFLIHESVFFLSGLPSIYFERSGLFSEYKIQKKSNTAEAQEKCIVRLILYHVCVNLPVMLVSYPIFRWMGLRSSQPLPHWSVVLSQIIFYFILEDFVFYWGHRLLHTKWLYKHVHSVHHEYATPFGLTSEYAHPAEILFLGFATVVGPALTGPHLFTLWLWVILRVLETVDAHSGYDFPWSPSNFLPLYGGAHFHDYHHRVLYTKSGNYSSTFVYMDWLFGTDKGYRKLKALEEEEESSKKL
- the LOC103996861 gene encoding very-long-chain aldehyde decarbonylase GL1-11 isoform X2 yields the protein MAPLLESVWQKKSNTAEAQEKCIVRLILYHVCVNLPVMLVSYPIFRWMGLRSSQPLPHWSVVLSQIIFYFILEDFVFYWGHRLLHTKWLYKHVHSVHHEYATPFGLTSEYAHPAEILFLGFATVVGPALTGPHLFTLWLWVILRVLETVDAHSGYDFPWSPSNFLPLYGGAHFHDYHHRVLYTKSGNYSSTFVYMDWLFGTDKGYRKLKALEEEEESSKKL
- the LOC103996862 gene encoding uncharacterized protein LOC103996862, translating into MTEPPFVSRERLLKHQQYFQHVHKHTYLKGRFDKITSVAIPLALTVSSLALIGRGIYNMSHGIGKKA